In Paludibaculum fermentans, the genomic stretch AAGCCTCGTCCCACCGCAAGGATGCTGAGGAAGAGGCCATCGCTCGCCGCTTTGACTTTGAAGGCCACCTCGGTGACCTGCCCAGGCTGCAGTTCAGCGGCCGGGTCGAGATTACGGGGTCCAAGGTGACCGCCGCCCGGGTCGAGCCCGAATTCGTCAGGGTCATGCGCACCTGGTCCGACGACGAATCCGGCTTCCGCGGGACCATCGGGGGGCTGGCCTTCTTCCTGGCCCTTTTTGCCTCCATCTATTCCATCCGCCTGTACCGCAAGCGCAGCCGAGAGAAAGAGGTGCCCCGCAAGCGGGCCATCATTCTCATCCTGGTTTTCGGGCTGTGCGGCGCGGGCTACCTCGCCCTCAATGCAGAGTCGTTTGCCAACTCCGACGGCGCCTCCACCTTGCCCTGGTATGTCACGCTGGGCATTGGCGCGCTGGGTGGCATCTTCCTTGCCATGGGCGGGGTGCTGGTCGGTGCTGCCTATGCCAGCGGGGAAGGGGAGCTCCGGGAAGGCTATCCCGACAAGCTCACTTCGTTTGATGCTCTGCTGGCCGGCCGCTACCGCGTGAACAACGTCGCGGTCTCCCTGGGCACCGGCGCGGTCTTCACCGCCTGGGCCTTCCTGGTCACGTCTCTCGCCTGCCGGCTCCTGTCCTCCAGCGATGCGCTGCTGCTTTCCGACGAAGCCATGGCCGCGGCCTACGGGAACCTCCCGTGGTTGAGCGGACTGCTGATGCTGCCGCCCCAAATCGCCTGGACGGTCGTCTCCGGCCTCTTTGTGCCGCTCACATTCGTTCTGCGCAATGTGCGCCGGCCGGCCTGGAAGTGGACGATTCTGCTGCTGTGCCCGTTCCTCATCTCGGCCGGATTCACCGACAACAGCCTGGCCTCGCCAACCCGCGTGCTCGACATGGTGGTGGGCGTCGCCGTCGTTCTGACGCCCTTCTTCCTCCAGGATGTACTGGCGGCGCTCGTCTCCTCGCTCCTCTTTTCCCTGGCGATCCAGACTTCCACCATGGCTGCCCTGGCGCCGTTTTCGCTGCCCAGCGGCCTGCTGCAGATTGGAATTGTCACCTTGGGGCTGGCCGCCCTCACCGCCATCTCCTGGCGCGGCGAGTCCGTCACGGAAGACGAGGTCAAGCCTGAGTACGCGCGCAATCTGGACCAGCGCCTTTCTATGCAGGCCGAGGTCCATGCCGCTCGCGAAGCGCAACTCCGTCTGCTGCCGGATAAGCCGCCTCAGATTCCGGGACTTTCCATCGCTGCCTCGTGCCGCCCCACCGGCGATGTCGGAGCCGACTTCTACGACTTCTTCCCGCTGCCGGGCGGCGGGCTGGCCGTCTTCGTCGCCAGCGGCGGCGGACTCGGCGTCGCCTCGGCCCTCACCATCGCGCTGGCCAAGGGCTTCCTCATGTCGGATCTGCGCCGCGGCGATTCGCCCGCCCGCACCCTGGCCCGCCTGCGCGCCCTTCTCACCGGCCGGTTGGGCGAAGTGGCCCAACGTGCTCGCTTTGCCGTGGCCACCATCGATCCGCAACGGCGCACCTTCCAGGCGGCGCGCTGGGGGGAAGTGCCCGCCGTTTGGATCCTGCGCGACCTGATGGCGCATCCCCTGGTCTTCACCGACAGTCCGGATGGCCTGCCGGAAGCGGCCGTGCCGCTGGAAGTGGGCGATACGGTGTTGTTTCACACGGAAGGCCTCATCTCGGCCCTGGAGGATCAGTCGCCCACCGGCATGCGCGACTGGTTCCGCAATCTGGCCCGCATCACCCGCGCCTGCGGCGCGCTGGACTTCCACAACTTCCTGCTGCAGCGGCTGGCCGGCGGCAGCGAGAAACGCCTGACGCGCCGATTGACCAGCGACCTTACCGCTGTGGTGTTGCGCCTGGAAAAGGTCCAGGTGGTGGAACAGGAACACGTGGCATGAAACGCTACCTGATCGCCGCCGGAGTCGCTCTCATCGTCCTGGCCGCCCTCGCCATGCGCCCGCAGGCCGGCCATGCCGGCGGCGCGGCGCCCTGGACCCGTGAACACGCCATTGCCTCCACCGTCGCGCTGGCCCGCGACCTGGGCATCGACATCGCCAATTGGGAGTTCCTCATCTCCGTCGAGCCCCAGGAGGATTGGGTGGACATGCAGGGCCGCCATCCCGAGTCCTCGCTACTGAAGGCATTCTCCGGCACCCGCTACCGTGTGCTGGCCCGCGCCCCCGCCAGTAAGTCCACCGTGACGGCTGACTTTGACGGCACCGGCCGCCCGTTGCGCTGGCGGCCCCGGTTGGCAGGTGAGCTGCCCGCCGCCGCGCAGATGTCCAAGGACGCCGTATTGGCCCGCTTTGGCCAAGCGGATGCCGCGCAGTTTCAGCCCATGACCGAGCGTTCAGCCGATGCCGGGCAGCGCGGCCGGCGGTCCCGCCGCGACGAAGACGAGAAACCCAGCGTCGAAACAATCAAGTGGGAGTGGCGGGATCCCAAAATCGATGGCTTGCGGGCCGAGCTCATCGCTTCCTACGAGAAAGGCAAGCTGGACGAAGTAGTCCTCCACCACGATGTGCCCCGCTCTGTCCGGCGCAACTCGTCGGTGCCCGGCTCCAAATGGAAAGAGATTCTGTCCGGAATCGGCACGTTCTTCCAGGTTTGTATCGTTGGCGGTGCGGTGATGTTCCTGCTCATCAGCCTCACCGATCGGCGCGACCACTTGCGCCTGGCCCTCTGGGTGTTTGGCGCTGTCGCCGTCTTTTACCTGTGCTGCCTGCTCGTAGGAGGGCGGCAGGGATACCTCTCCGCGAATTGGGACCAAAACGACTTTGACAGCGCCAGCAACAAGGCCGGTTTCCTGTTCGGCCTGTTCGTCACGCGCCCTCTGGCCCTGGCGTTCCCCCTGGCTGCCGGATTCCTGCTCATCCGCGAAGGGCAGTTGCAATCCTGGCTCTCCATCCTCTGGCTCACGCTCCGCCGGAAGCTGATCCCCTCGGCCGGGCGTGAACTCGCGGGTGGAGTGCTCCTCTCGGCTCCGCTGGCGGTGCTCCCCTATCTGGTTTGCGCGGTGCTCCCCATGACAGGGGTCCGCCTGGATGCGGCCCGCGCGGGCGTTTTGATGGATACTTCACCAGCCATGGGCACGCTGGTTCAGTTTCCGGTGCTCTGCTATCACCTGCTTTGCATCTTCGCCGTCATGCTGCCGCTGCTCTGGAGGCCCTCTCCCCGGCTGAAATGGCGGCTGGGCCTGCTCTTTCTGGCTGGACCCCTGATCTGCCTGGCCCGCTTCTCGCCCTTGTCCGGCAACAGCTATGTGGCCATCGCCTTTGCCTTCCTGATGTTCGCCGCCTGGCTCTGGGTCTACCGGCAGTTTGGCCTGCTGGGCCTGATGGCATGTCTGCTGGGCCTCTATACGCTGTACGACTTCTCCGCCGTGCTCGCCTTCCCGGCCGGCCGCCTGTGGCCCCTCACGCAGTTGCTGCTGGTCTGGGCGGTGCCTCTGGTGGGCGGCCTCGTGATCGCCGCCCGTCCCTCTCCAGTGAACGTGCAGGAGTTGGCGGGCGAGATCTCGCGCCGCAACGATCCGCCGCCCGGCTCCGCTCCCCGGTCGGAGCGGGAGCGCCTGCTCACGGAATTCGCCGTGGCGCGCGAGGCACAGATGGGCATGCTGCCCGATAAGCCTCCGTCGATTCCCGGATTCTCGCTCTTCGCCAGTTGCGTGCCCGCTCGCGAGGTGGGTGGCGACCTCTTCGATTTCCTCGAAATGCCGCGCGGATGCTGGGCCATGTGTGTCGCCGACGTCTCCGGCAAGGGCGTCCCCGCCGCGTTGTATATGACCCTGACCAAGGGCATGCTGGCCGCCGAACAGGCCATGGCGACCGGGATCCTCGACCTCGCCTGCGCCATCAACCGCCAACTGTTGCTGGCCGGCAAACGGCGCACCTTCGTCACTCTGGCCATGGGGTTGCTCGATCCTGAACGCCGCGCGCTCGAGGTGCTGCGCGCCGGCCACAATCCCATCCTGTGGTGGCGCGCCGCGCTGGGCGAGTCGCTCTACGTGCAGCCCAAGGGCATTGGGCTCGGGTTGGCCGGAGACCGCATCTTTTCGAAGAGCATCGAATGCCAGGAACTCCTGCTCGCCGATGGCGACCTGATCGTGTTCTACTCCGACGGGTTGACCGAGGCGATGAACCCCAGGCAGGAGCAATACGGAGAAGACCGCCTGCAATCGATCGTCGCGCGGGCCGCCGGCCTGGACGCGCCGGAACTGGCCCAGGCCATCCTCGACGACGTCGAGGTCTTCAAGGCGGGCGCCGATCCGCACGACGATCTCACCCTCGTGGTCCTGCGCTGCCTGCCGAACGGCGAAGTCCCGGCGTAACCCTCTTTTTCGCTATCACCGTCCCGACTTGATAAGCTATGGCCCATGCGGAGCGGCTTGCTGGGAACACTGGGCGTATTGCTGTCTACAACGGTCTGGGCGGACAATCCGGACTTCGTGCGCGACGTCCAACCCGTGCTGAGCCGGTCATGTGAGAAGTGCCACGGCGGCAAGATGCAGATGGGCGGCCTCCGCCTGGACGCCAAGGCCGCTGCGCTCAAAGTCATCCGTCCTGGTGATGCTGCAGCCAGCGAACTCTACAAGCGTGTCGCGGGACTCGGTGATCAGGCCCGCATGCCGATGGGTGGGAAACCTCTGCCGGAGACGGAGATCGCCCTGCTGAAGCGATGGATCGACGCAGGTGCGGCCTGGCCGGATGGGGTCGGCTCCGCCGTGCGCGACGGCGGCGCCCACTGGGCGTATGTCCCGCCCAGGAAATCTCCGCTGCCGGCTCTCGGCGGCGGCAACCCGATCGATGCCTTCGTCCTGGCCCGTCTCCAGAAGGAAGGACTGAAACCGTCCCCTACGGCGGCAAAGACGACGCTGCTGCGCCGGTTGAGCCTGGACCTTACCGGCCTGCCTCCGACGCCCGGGGAACTCGACGCTTTCCTGGCCGACAACTCCGCCGGTGCCTATCAAGCCCAGGTGGAGCGGTTGCTGGCCTCGCCGCACTACGGGGAGAAGTGGGGCCGCTGGTGGCTCGATGCCGCGCGCTATGCCGATTCCGACGGCTATGAGAAAGACAAGCAGCGCCAGGTCTGGTTCTACCGTGACTGGGTGATCCGCGCCCTGAATCTCGACCTG encodes the following:
- a CDS encoding PP2C family protein-serine/threonine phosphatase, producing MYPGFIQSLASTALFARLPRPAALLVVALAPLALVAGLTLRYASKVPASVRSDASRTQLQETARRLGTAQGLSLDAAGALLKIKPQTTHQVFALRASARSVDAAGRLAAPYHFVLNLAEPDGEHSISVTMNGRGDILQFETERPRNIGPALGPEAAEQLAKQYMKEWLTFIPNPQIDRVREASSHRKDAEEEAIARRFDFEGHLGDLPRLQFSGRVEITGSKVTAARVEPEFVRVMRTWSDDESGFRGTIGGLAFFLALFASIYSIRLYRKRSREKEVPRKRAIILILVFGLCGAGYLALNAESFANSDGASTLPWYVTLGIGALGGIFLAMGGVLVGAAYASGEGELREGYPDKLTSFDALLAGRYRVNNVAVSLGTGAVFTAWAFLVTSLACRLLSSSDALLLSDEAMAAAYGNLPWLSGLLMLPPQIAWTVVSGLFVPLTFVLRNVRRPAWKWTILLLCPFLISAGFTDNSLASPTRVLDMVVGVAVVLTPFFLQDVLAALVSSLLFSLAIQTSTMAALAPFSLPSGLLQIGIVTLGLAALTAISWRGESVTEDEVKPEYARNLDQRLSMQAEVHAAREAQLRLLPDKPPQIPGLSIAASCRPTGDVGADFYDFFPLPGGGLAVFVASGGGLGVASALTIALAKGFLMSDLRRGDSPARTLARLRALLTGRLGEVAQRARFAVATIDPQRRTFQAARWGEVPAVWILRDLMAHPLVFTDSPDGLPEAAVPLEVGDTVLFHTEGLISALEDQSPTGMRDWFRNLARITRACGALDFHNFLLQRLAGGSEKRLTRRLTSDLTAVVLRLEKVQVVEQEHVA
- a CDS encoding PP2C family protein-serine/threonine phosphatase — its product is MKRYLIAAGVALIVLAALAMRPQAGHAGGAAPWTREHAIASTVALARDLGIDIANWEFLISVEPQEDWVDMQGRHPESSLLKAFSGTRYRVLARAPASKSTVTADFDGTGRPLRWRPRLAGELPAAAQMSKDAVLARFGQADAAQFQPMTERSADAGQRGRRSRRDEDEKPSVETIKWEWRDPKIDGLRAELIASYEKGKLDEVVLHHDVPRSVRRNSSVPGSKWKEILSGIGTFFQVCIVGGAVMFLLISLTDRRDHLRLALWVFGAVAVFYLCCLLVGGRQGYLSANWDQNDFDSASNKAGFLFGLFVTRPLALAFPLAAGFLLIREGQLQSWLSILWLTLRRKLIPSAGRELAGGVLLSAPLAVLPYLVCAVLPMTGVRLDAARAGVLMDTSPAMGTLVQFPVLCYHLLCIFAVMLPLLWRPSPRLKWRLGLLFLAGPLICLARFSPLSGNSYVAIAFAFLMFAAWLWVYRQFGLLGLMACLLGLYTLYDFSAVLAFPAGRLWPLTQLLLVWAVPLVGGLVIAARPSPVNVQELAGEISRRNDPPPGSAPRSERERLLTEFAVAREAQMGMLPDKPPSIPGFSLFASCVPAREVGGDLFDFLEMPRGCWAMCVADVSGKGVPAALYMTLTKGMLAAEQAMATGILDLACAINRQLLLAGKRRTFVTLAMGLLDPERRALEVLRAGHNPILWWRAALGESLYVQPKGIGLGLAGDRIFSKSIECQELLLADGDLIVFYSDGLTEAMNPRQEQYGEDRLQSIVARAAGLDAPELAQAILDDVEVFKAGADPHDDLTLVVLRCLPNGEVPA